ACCAAAATGAATGTGCACTACTTCAGTTTGCCCAGGGTGGGGAAAATCTCGGCCCTATTAAAATGACCCCAATGTGGCCTTGGAAAAGTCATCCTTTGATCCAGGAACTGTCGAAAAGTAGCACACTTGCATGAACAGGAGCTTTTGGTTACGAGTATAAGTTACGAGTATGAAAATAATATGGCTCATAGTTTCAGTTTTAATTGTCAAAGCTTGGTTTAGAATCATTCTTTAGAGGATATTGTGGATCTTTGCATTTCTAAGTTGCAAGCATTTTGTTTAGTTTCTTTAAAAAATCCTTTCCCTTTTATCCccatccctcccccccccccccccccttttttttttcttgttagttGTCGCACTTCAATTTTttacttacaattttttttttctgttgatacTGAATGCAATCAGTTCAAAACTGATATCAATGACTTTTGGCCTTATATTAATCTATAGGTACCGAGGTTTGATTATATTCTATATTATTATGAATATGCCTTGGATGTTTCTTTCAGTTCACTTTTGTTTACCAGCTGCTGCATGTTACAGTCTTCGTTTGGGTTCTCTAGGTCTGTTGACTTCCTCAGGATCttgtataataaaaaattaatgttgACCAAATCTTTAGCTTTGACCAAGTTTGTGACAGTTGCTGGGATGCCAACCTACTTGTGGCAGGATCTTGTGAGAGTGCATGAGTCTTGATGATATTGACTGGCCCAATAAGTGCTGAGGACTTTATCCCCTTTTTCTACCCTTGATCTTGTTATCATGCTTCTTGTTAGCTTTGAAGAAACTTTTTGAAAAGGACCTGTTTGCGTTAATTGGATATGTCTGAAGACGATGGGTGGATATATTTGACAAGTAATTTGACTTCTTGAGTAGGTTTTGAGACCGGACAGCTGAAATTAGTCTCCACTTGGTTGCAACAGATGCAGGAAATTGGTTAAACTAagttttttttaatgtatttgaAATGGATATACTGATAGGGAGAAGCAAGGATAAGTATTTTTCTGTAGATTCGTACTAATAAGTGCAAGCATCAGGTGAATCACCTTGCTTTCAAATGATAGCAACTGCATCTGGTTTTCTCATGAATGCATTTGGAAACCATGTGCTGTTGTCAAAAGTCTTTTAGTGCCAGAAACAAACAAATACATATATTTTTCATTTTACTTGAGTAGGGTGCATGAACTTTTCTTGACGTTTTACATCTGAAGATTTCTAGGGTCTAGAGATCTTTTTGCAGCTACTCTGTTGAACATTTTTCGGGGAATTGGTTGTTAGATTAATTATGGTTTTTGAACATTGAGATTTTGGAAGAACGGCCAGGCAAATTGTATGATAGGCTGAGTAGTTTCCTAATCCATTAATATTTCTATAGGCTGGTACCTCCCAGTTTGATGTGTGGTGTGTACGCAGGGGATGGGGTTTTTTTGCCTGATAAGCCACACTGACATCTTGAAGCCGTGGCATTTTGGGTTTTGCTGTCAAGGCTATTCCTACTATGGAATTGTTCCGAGGTTTTATAGTGAattcttttatcttctttttttttttcttcagtaTTAGGTTCTCCCTGCAATATTGCTTTGTTTACTGGCCCTAACGATTTATGAACGACTGAATCCTTGGCTGACTTATTAGAGGTTATAGCTTTTGATATCTTTCTATTCTTTCGATATTAGCTTCTCTATCTACATAGGTTTACCTGCAGATGAGACGATGCTTGGGAATAATGATTCCAAGGTCGAGATGCTGAGATGCTTCCTAACTATTATTTGTTTCCGTGGATGAGGATGAGAGTGTGCCGTTGTTGGACAACTATTGTATCATCCTGTTGCTAGTCTCTGTGCTCTCTGCTGCTGACTCTGCATGTGCTATCATTGGGACATGTCGTGTGTTGTGATGTTTGGTGTCATGTACCACCAACTTGACACCAAGCACCAGAGATGAGACCTTTGGCCAGAGCCTAGAGGTTTGGCCATGGGGATCATCATCATCTCATGTGCTATTGTATGCTAGTGCATCATGATTGATAAGATAAAGGGGAGGCTTCTCCGTGACCGACCTCTAGCTCGGAAACATCAGCTAATTTGTCTAATATCTGTACCCTTTCGTTTGTGATTCCTATCTTGTCACTCTTTTGATGCCCTTAGGCAAACTTCTGAATGTGCATTGTCTTGGCTTTCGTCTTCGTGCAGAAATTTAGAGAATGTTCACATCAATTTTTTTGTCGCCTTTGCTGTGCAACAGAAGCTGGGTGTGAAATGGTTGGTGCAGAGTAACATACGAGGACACCAGGTACTGCAATATCTACTCTGTTGAAATTTATCTTTTAGCTGCACAATAAGACATGGGAAAAACTATTTCGTTttgcatttgttttttttttctctattttttcctttattcctttttttttccttccctgATAGTTGTGTCAGTCTTCCTATTCGAAAGCAAGGTCAAGGTATACACGAGATTAGTTGACGTGAGTGGTGTGAAGTCTCCTGGAGTTGGAAGCATGCGGCTCACCTAACATGTGGTGGTGTCTCATGATGACCGATTTGCCTTGCCTGCCCACAGATTTCTTTAGCAAACTACCAAAGGATTCACTAACGTGTTAGGGACGCGACGCGATGCGGATGGGATCGTGTTTGTCATAGCGTCAATGCTATTTTCCCGGGGCACTGTTCctacttcctctttttctttcagaTATGGCGTACGGTATTCAAATCATATAGACACATGGTCAATTGTGTTTTCCCTGGAGATTACGTCTGCGTTACGTTCAGTCACCCATGTTCAATATATTGATGCCATGTCATGATGGGAGGTAACATTGGTTTTCGTATGGAGTCCGATTGTTCCTAATCCCTGTCCTGGGTGGCTTGGCATGTTTCATGGATGCCTGTTATAATTTGTATAAGAGTTCAATTGAAGTTTGTTCCATCAATTGAAGCCAATATTTAATAAACTGACTAGTCTATTTGATCAATCTGCAGGATTATCCAGCATCAGTTTTCTCTATTAGAGTAGTTCCAAATTATTATTATAGTTTGGGATTTGGATTCCATTGCGGTGGAAATTAGGTTGGTCATCCCTAATTGGGGGTGGCCACCTCTTGTATGTGAAACTAGTAAGCTTCAGAGTTCTGTAGGTAGGTGGTTGGCCCCCACATTGTCTACATTGGATCCTGTAGATGatgggagatggatagaactgctTGCGAAGTTAAGGTGACCCAACCTCTATTCATTCTCTtacataaagaagaaaaaaagaaagatatatagAGACTCGGTTCCAACAAGGGAAGCAAGCCTGAAAGAATGTTATTTGTACTATATAATCAATGACACCGAGACAGGAATTAGCATACCCAGCGGTTACTACTATACCAACCGCTATTGTTTTTGATGGCTTTAGAGCATGACCATGAACCATTACTCCAATTATGGAGCCAATGCTGGCATCATCATGTCCAACATTTCAACCACCATTTTGAACAAAAGATCAGCAAtaatgtgaccttctaggcctttTACCAGTAAGTTCTTTATGAGATGGATATTACAATCCTTAGTGGTGGTCACACTAGTCATTATTACTTCTGAAAATCTTGTGCATTATCATGAACCTTTAATTATTGAGCCAAAGTTAGCACTATCTCTGAATCAGATCCATTATGACTCCACCTTAACTTGAAAAGGTTTGAGAGGCTTCGCTAGGTAGAGATATAGCTCGTCTACTCGGATAGCAAGTTCTTCTTTGTGATACATCATAGTCCTCATGGATGATCATACCAATCATGAACAACTGTTGCTCATTGACGTCGAGATCAATAACTTATCGCTCCTAAAATTGCTGGTGCAGGGTTCAACTTGTTGGCTTTTTTCAACATACGAATTACTACAATTATAATTCTTCACCAAGTATAGGGCTCTTGAAGATTAGAATGTAACATTCCATTTAGAAGAAACCGTATCACTATTTTTATAGAGTTGTTTTGGTTATGAGGATGACAAACTTATATATGAGAACGCAATGGTTGGCATATATAAGCATTGCATCACCACCATCATTCAGTTGCCATCTTAATCACAGGATCGGTTGATCTGTTATCACATCAACGAAGATCATCATCCGAGTGGAACATTCACGCCGGCTCACTTTCCTGGTTGAATTCTTGGTCTTTGTTTGACCACAAATCTATGCGATTTCGACACGTCTTCAAGATTTATTGGGAATCATGTCACCTGACTCCCTTTCCCTTTGGCAATTGAAACAATAAACTACTGCCTCTACTTGGTTATTCtccatatctacatcgcatgtctcCTTTCAATGATTACCCTATTTCGTACAAGAAATCTTTACAAGAAGTCAGGGAGAGAGCATATGTAGGAAAGTGAGTTCAATTCGATGGTTTTTTCCAAAGCTATCTTTGTACATGGGTTAttaattattctttatttttattgttttccCTATTATGTAACTTTTGATGTTACGCTATATTCAATTGTCTCTTAGGAGGCCCCATCACCCTACGAGTCTTTAGACCGTGGAGCGTTTCGTTCTAAGATGGCTTGAAAGGAAAAAAGGAGTGTTGAATGATGCGTGCTTAGGCTGCAAGAAGCCAAAGGTTGGTGGAACGTCGCAATAGTGGAGGATATAAAGTGACATTACTTTTCTCCTTGCTCACTCCACCCACCATCTAATGCCATTCTCTCAGCTCCATACAATGAATGATCCATCACATATACGTATGAGCATAGAAGACGATGGATGGCGAACGTTAATCTCTCCATCGATTCccctcttctcttctttcccctTTCCTAGGCATTTTGACTTGACTCGAGAAATATTTATTTGTGACCTCAAACTGCGTTGTAAAAGCTTAATGGGCTCTTTTTTTGGTGCGTGGGGATTCTAAAACGGAAGCACGTGACTTTGTCGTCTCCCCAAGTTGTACGCTTCCACACTTGCACACTCCCCCCCACCTGCTAATCCTACTCGATTATTTGACTTCGTTTCAGGAACACATGACAAAACCTCCTTGTGCTGAATTAAATCTTCCAAATTAAGGTTTAAGGTGAATGACAATCATTTTAGCATAGGAGAATGAGAAGAAGAGTCAGCATGAGTCGTCCTAGTTCTTAACTCAGGCGTCCCTGTTGGTGCAGATTTAAGATGCAAGTAAATACTGGCAGAGAATCCAAACCCAACTTGCACTTCCTGCTACGTCTTCAATGTGTGGTACGTGATGTCGTTGTTGTCAGACCCACATAATTCATTATCTCTTTGTTATTATACAGCTTGGAATTAATAGCTGCCTGTTTATCCAATTTAATTTGCTtgttttatcgttatcctcatttatAATTTCTCCTTGTTACTTTGGCCACAGGATAAGGCGTGTGAAATCTCATTTGTTTTCACACCCTTCCTCACGTAATCCCTCCCCATCGGTCTCATCTCTCCAATTAACTTACTTTATTGTTTCCTTTAACTGTCAATCAGgtgccccctctctctctctctctctcatggaatCGCTTTCCGGTTCAATCTCGATGTCAAGAGGTTTGGAATTAGACCACCTACCATGAATCTTCTTCTTTGGGATCGGCATTAATAGTACTGTTTAGTGTAGAGATCCAACATCAATGCCTCTTTGTTGACCATTTAATTTGGTACGGCCCCTTCGTTGGGAAGACCGAGTGGTAATTTTTGCTATGTATTGCATGACTTATTCTATGTAAGATCGTACCCCTCATCATCAATCGAAGGTTCACCGCACCactaccttcttttcttccttataTATTGACTCGCTTCCCTGCTGCCACGCCTTCTCTCTTCtcctgcatctctctctctctctctctccccatcaGCTGGTGTGAGTCTCGgataggaggaagaagaagatgacggcCAAGGACTGCGGTCAGCACGGGCAGTGTTGCGAGAGGCGGAGGCGCAACCTGCGCATCTTCGGATGCATCCTCGCTACCATAATTGTGATCCTCCTCATCATCCTCGTCGTCTGGCTGGCGCTCCGCCCCACCAAGCCCCGGTTCTACCTGCAGGACGCGGTGGTGCTGCAGTTCAACTACACCGGGCCGCCCAGCAACCTGCTCTCCACCGTCATCCAGGTGACCCTCTCCTCCCGCAACCCCAACGACCGCGTCGGCATCTACTACGACCGCCTCGACGTCTACGCCGCCTACAAGTACCAGCAGATCAGCGTCGCCTCCGCCCTTCCCCCGATGTACCAGGGCCACAACGACATCGACGTCTGGTCCCCCTACCTCTACGGCCCCGACGTCCCGGTGGCGCCGTACCTCTGCGAACCCCTCACCCAGGACGAGTCCtccggcttcctcctcctccacgtcAAGATCGACGGTCGCATCCGGTGGAAGGTCGGATCCTGGATCTCCGGCCATTACCACCTCTTCGTCAGCTGCCCAGCCTTCCTCACCTTCCAGAACGGGGGATCGGGATCCGGCGGCACCGTCAAGTTCCAGCAGATGTCATCCTGCAGCGTCGAGGTTTAACAAGGAGCGGCCCAGGCAGCGTTGCCGAGCTCCTCCACTTTC
This genomic stretch from Musa acuminata AAA Group cultivar baxijiao chromosome BXJ3-9, Cavendish_Baxijiao_AAA, whole genome shotgun sequence harbors:
- the LOC135649681 gene encoding NDR1/HIN1-like protein 1; translated protein: MTAKDCGQHGQCCERRRRNLRIFGCILATIIVILLIILVVWLALRPTKPRFYLQDAVVLQFNYTGPPSNLLSTVIQVTLSSRNPNDRVGIYYDRLDVYAAYKYQQISVASALPPMYQGHNDIDVWSPYLYGPDVPVAPYLCEPLTQDESSGFLLLHVKIDGRIRWKVGSWISGHYHLFVSCPAFLTFQNGGSGSGGTVKFQQMSSCSVEV